One region of Danio rerio strain Tuebingen ecotype United States chromosome 5, GRCz12tu, whole genome shotgun sequence genomic DNA includes:
- the zfpl1 gene encoding zinc finger protein-like 1 (The RefSeq protein has 1 substitution compared to this genomic sequence), which yields MGLCKCPKKKVTNLFCFKHRVNVCEHCLVSNHNKCIVQSYLQWLQDSDYNPNCSLCIQPLDSQDTVRLVCYDLFHWSCLNELASHQPLNTAPDGYQCPTCQGPVFPPRNLASPVADMLREQLSSVNWARAGLGLPLIEDPEEEETTTHSGTSFSEWSTFETTSVDVSMSNPTLTSLPPHQDGEHIYNNREQSAPNNTVFNMVTTSATDTVTISTVTSPRKLYDTRDLGHSAVMQIDFDDDKYRRRPALNWFAQVLKNCTSTKKKTLALKHRIFLLLLFGVIGFFTLIIIMAKFGRASAETDPNLDPLLNPNIRIGNM from the exons ATGGGCTTGTGCAAGTGCCCTAAGAAGAAGGTAACAAACCTGTTTTGCTTTAAACACCGTGTCAACGTGTGTGAGCACTGTCTTGTGTCTAATCACAACAAG tgtattgtACAGTCATACCTACAGTGGCTACAAGACAGTGATTACAACCCCAACTGCAGTTTGTGCATCCAACCATTAGATTCCCAGGATACTGTTCGACTAGTTTGTTATG ATTTGTTCCACTGGTCGTGTCTGAATGAGTTGGCCTCTCATCAACCTCTCAACACGGCACCAGATGGATACCAGTGCCCAACATGCCAGGGTCCTGTGTTTCCACCCCGAAACCTGGCTAGTCCTGTTGCTGACATGCTCAGAGAACAACTGTCCTCTGTGAACTGGGCTAGAGCAGGATTAGGTCTTCCACTG ATTGAAGACCCTGAAGAGGAGGAAACTACGACACATAGTGGTACTTCTTTCTCTGAATGGTCAACTTTTGAGA CTACTTCAGTGGATGTCTCGATGTCAAATCCCACACCCACCAGTCTACCACCCCATCAGGATGGGGAGCACATCTATAATAATAGAGAACAGAGTGCCCCAAATAACACTGTCTTCAATATGGTCACCACCTCTGCCACAGACACAGTCACCATTAGTACAG ttacttCCCCAAGGAAGCTGTATGACACACGTGATTTAGGACACAGTGCAGTCATGCAgattgattttgatgatgataaaTACCGCAGACGGCCTGCACTTAACTGGTTTGCACAGGTGCTAAA GAATTGTACTAGCACTAAGAAAAAGACACTCGCACTGAAACATCGAATCTTCTTGTTGCTGCTGTTTGGAGTGATCGGTTTCTTCACCCTCATCATCATCATGGCCAAATTTGGTCGGGCCTCTGCTGAAACAGATCCAAATCTGGATCCTTTGCTGAATCCCAACATCAGGATAGGCAATATGTGA
- the zfpl1 gene encoding zinc finger protein-like 1 isoform X1 — MGLCKCPKKKVTNLFCFKHRVNVCEHCLVSNHNKCIVQSYLQWLQDSDYNPNCSLCIQPLDSQDTVRLVCYDLFHWSCLNELASHQPLNTAPDGYQCPTCQGPVFPPRNLASPVADMLREQLSSVNWARAGLGLPLIEDPEEEETTTHSGTSFSEWSTFETTSVDVSMSNPTPTSLPPHQDGEHIYNNREQSAPNNTVFNMVTTSATDTVTISTVTSPRKLYDTRDLGHSAVMQIDFDDDKYRRRPALNWFAQVLKNCTSTKKKTLALKHRIFLLLLFGVIGFFTLIIIMAKFGRASAETDPNLDPLLNPNIRIGNM; from the exons ATGGGCTTGTGCAAGTGCCCTAAGAAGAAGGTAACAAACCTGTTTTGCTTTAAACACCGTGTCAACGTGTGTGAGCACTGTCTTGTGTCTAATCACAACAAG tgtattgtACAGTCATACCTACAGTGGCTACAAGACAGTGATTACAACCCCAACTGCAGTTTGTGCATCCAACCATTAGATTCCCAGGATACTGTTCGACTAGTTTGTTATG ATTTGTTCCACTGGTCGTGTCTGAATGAGTTGGCCTCTCATCAACCTCTCAACACGGCACCAGATGGATACCAGTGCCCAACATGCCAGGGTCCTGTGTTTCCACCCCGAAACCTGGCTAGTCCTGTTGCTGACATGCTCAGAGAACAACTGTCCTCTGTGAACTGGGCTAGAGCAGGATTAGGTCTTCCACTG ATTGAAGACCCTGAAGAGGAGGAAACTACGACACATAGTGGTACTTCTTTCTCTGAATGGTCAACTTTTGAGA CTACTTCAGTGGATGTCTCGATGTCAAATCCCACACCCACCAGTCTACCACCCCATCAGGATGGGGAGCACATCTATAATAATAGAGAACAGAGTGCCCCAAATAACACTGTCTTCAATATGGTCACCACCTCTGCCACAGACACAGTCACCATTAGTACAG ttacttCCCCAAGGAAGCTGTATGACACACGTGATTTAGGACACAGTGCAGTCATGCAgattgattttgatgatgataaaTACCGCAGACGGCCTGCACTTAACTGGTTTGCACAGGTGCTAAA GAATTGTACTAGCACTAAGAAAAAGACACTCGCACTGAAACATCGAATCTTCTTGTTGCTGCTGTTTGGAGTGATCGGTTTCTTCACCCTCATCATCATCATGGCCAAATTTGGTCGGGCCTCTGCTGAAACAGATCCAAATCTGGATCCTTTGCTGAATCCCAACATCAGGATAGGCAATATGTGA